Sequence from the Armatimonadota bacterium genome:
TCTTGACCTTGGCGAGCTTTGGTCTCAGCTCGCCCGACGCCCAGATCCTGTCTATACGCACGACCGGCGCTGAGTTGAGCATCGTCGCGTACCAGCCCCTTCCAGCAGCCGACCAGGCGTCTTGCAGCCCTGCATGCTCAAGTAGGGCCGTCACGTTTCGGACGGGAACGACGTTGAAGTCCCCTCCTAATATGAGCGGTCGTTCGGAGCGGACTTTATCCACTGCCGTCCATATTTCAGCAAGCTCGGCCCTATGCCGCCTGCGGTCCTCGGCATACGCCCGCCAGCAGTTCGGGTTCCAGTAATCCATCCTCAGCACAGGTGGAACCATGCGCAGGCTCACGATGTCGAGTTGCAGATCGTCGCCGCGCGAAAACCGCACCATCGTGAAGTTCTGTTCTTGCAGCACGACCGTTAGGTCTCCCCGTGCGATCACCGATGCATCGATTCCGGAAACGACGCTGTAACCGTCGGGCAAGTCCGCCACCAAGTCCTGAAGCTCATCGGGGCCCGGGCTCTCCTGCAGCAGCACGATGTCGGCGCCGGTGTCTACTGCCTCACGCACTGCTTCCAGCATTCCGCCGGCACAGTTGAGCGTGACGACGTGAAGCTCGGTACTCGGTACAGAATGCGGGACGATCGCGCGCCATTCGTCACCGTAGGCCAAGAGGAACGCGACCCACGGCACGACCGGGATCAGGGCGATCTTCCGCCAGGTTGAGGGGCGCCGCAAGAGAGGAACTATCAGCCAGATGACCGCTGTGACGCCAGGAGGCCATACAGTCCATGCTGCCAGAGCGTCCGGTTGAAAACCGTAAACAGCGATCGCGATGAGCGCGACCAGGAACGATATCAGCGGCCAAACGACGACCCAATCTAACTTTTGGCCTTTGTCCTCGCGCTTGGTTCGCAGCCACATGACTT
This genomic interval carries:
- a CDS encoding endonuclease/exonuclease/phosphatase family protein, producing MWLRTKREDKGQKLDWVVVWPLISFLVALIAIAVYGFQPDALAAWTVWPPGVTAVIWLIVPLLRRPSTWRKIALIPVVPWVAFLLAYGDEWRAIVPHSVPSTELHVVTLNCAGGMLEAVREAVDTGADIVLLQESPGPDELQDLVADLPDGYSVVSGIDASVIARGDLTVVLQEQNFTMVRFSRGDDLQLDIVSLRMVPPVLRMDYWNPNCWRAYAEDRRRHRAELAEIWTAVDKVRSERPLILGGDFNVVPVRNVTALLEHAGLQDAWSAAGRGWYATMLNSAPVVRIDRIWASGELRPKLAKVKKTKYSDHRMVEAWFDVQR